The genomic window ATCCTGCACATCGTTGATGGTCGCGGTCGCGAGCTTCATCGTGCTTTGCGCCTGGGCGGTGAGGAATGAACTCACCGTAAGAGCGGTGGCGAAGGCCGCGGTCTTGAAAAGGTTGGAGATCATCGGAGTGTCCTTTTTCAGTGGGGTTGGGCAAGCGACAGGGATAGAGCGGGAACATAGGTGATCACGAGGAGGGCGATGACGAGGACCACGACGAAGGGGGCGACGCCTCGGTAGAGCGTGTGAGCGGGCAGGCCGGTCACCTGCTGCGCCACGAAGATGTTCAGGCCGAAGGGCGGCGTGAACATGCCGATGGCGAGATTGACGGTCATGATGATCCCGAAATGGATAGGGTCGATGCCGAGCGATATCGCAATCGGCGCCAGAAGCGGCGCCAGGACGAGGATCGCGGAGGTCGGATCGAGGAAAGCGCCGATGGCCAGGAGCAGCAGGTTCACGGCCAGCAGGAAGGTGACGGCGGAAAGCTGCATGTCGTTTATCCAGGCAATGATCGCCTGCGGTACGCCCTGTGTCGTCAAGATCCAGGTGATGACGCTTGCCGCGGCGACAAGGATCAGGATCTGGCCCGAAAGCATCGCCGCGCTGCCCGCAGCGTTGATGACATCGCGCAGCGTCATGGAGCGGTAGACGAAGAGGCCGATCACGATGGCATAGAAACAGGCAAAGCCGCCCGCCTCGGAAGGGGAAAACACGCCAAGATAAATGCCGCCGAGCACGAAAACCGGCATCAGGATCGCCCAGAACGCATCCTTGGTTGCCTTGGCGGCGGTCCTGAAGGAGAACGAGGTTTCTGAAGGGATGTCGCGACGGACGGCATCCACAATCACGAACAGCGACAGAAGCGCTGCAATCAGGATGGCCGGCAGGATCCCGGCGATGAAGAGCCGGGGAATGGATTGCTCGGCGGCCATGCCGTAGAGGATCATGGCGATGCTGGGCGGGATCACGATGTCAATTGCGCCGGAGGAGGCCAGAAGGCCACCCGCGCGGTGCTGGCCGTAGCCTGCGGCAATAAGCTTGGGATAAAGCGTTTTGCCGAGCGCCGCGACGGCGGCGACCGAGGACCCCGAGATCGCGCCGAGAGCGGTGGATGCCGCGACGGTGGAAACGCCGAGGCTGCCCGGAACCCGTCCCACCATTGCCATGGCCCAGGCGATCAGCCTGTTGGCGATGCCGCTGGAACTCATGAGCTGTCCGGCAAAGACGAAGAACGGGATTGCCAGAAGGGCGAAATTGTCCAGCCCGCCAAACATGACCTGCTGAAGCGCCACGGGCGGTATCTTCAGAAAGAACAGCATGGCGACGGCGACCACCGTCAGGAAGACGAGGAAGATCGGCGTGCCGATGGCGACAAGCAGAACGGGCAG from Martelella sp. NC20 includes these protein-coding regions:
- a CDS encoding TRAP transporter large permease, producing MIFAYIVLPVLLVAIGTPIFLVFLTVVAVAMLFFLKIPPVALQQVMFGGLDNFALLAIPFFVFAGQLMSSSGIANRLIAWAMAMVGRVPGSLGVSTVAASTALGAISGSSVAAVAALGKTLYPKLIAAGYGQHRAGGLLASSGAIDIVIPPSIAMILYGMAAEQSIPRLFIAGILPAILIAALLSLFVIVDAVRRDIPSETSFSFRTAAKATKDAFWAILMPVFVLGGIYLGVFSPSEAGGFACFYAIVIGLFVYRSMTLRDVINAAGSAAMLSGQILILVAAASVITWILTTQGVPQAIIAWINDMQLSAVTFLLAVNLLLLAIGAFLDPTSAILVLAPLLAPIAISLGIDPIHFGIIMTVNLAIGMFTPPFGLNIFVAQQVTGLPAHTLYRGVAPFVVVLVIALLVITYVPALSLSLAQPH